Proteins co-encoded in one Novipirellula artificiosorum genomic window:
- the rpiB gene encoding ribose 5-phosphate isomerase B, with translation MSKPPFPPVAIGGDHAGFPIKTMLVERFRDATPAMIDCGTHSEASCDYPDFAVAVAKQLLRGQAVKGIIVCGSGVGVSVAANKIKGIRAAICHDTYSARQGVEHDDMNVLCIGGRIIGPELAFEIVEAFLNAKYVPQERHARRLDKVLEIERNGIGK, from the coding sequence ATGTCCAAACCACCCTTCCCCCCCGTCGCTATCGGTGGCGACCACGCTGGATTCCCGATCAAGACGATGCTTGTTGAGCGATTTCGGGATGCGACGCCTGCGATGATCGATTGTGGTACCCACAGCGAAGCGAGTTGTGACTACCCCGATTTTGCGGTTGCCGTGGCGAAGCAACTCCTCCGTGGGCAGGCGGTCAAAGGGATCATTGTCTGCGGCAGCGGCGTGGGTGTCAGTGTCGCAGCGAATAAGATCAAAGGCATCCGCGCCGCAATCTGTCACGATACCTACTCGGCCCGGCAAGGCGTCGAGCACGACGATATGAATGTGCTCTGTATCGGAGGCCGGATCATTGGTCCCGAATTAGCCTTCGAAATCGTCGAAGCCTTTCTAAATGCCAAGTACGTGCCCCAAGAGCGTCACGCCCGGCGACTCGATAAAGTGCTTGAGATCGAGCGAAACGGGATCGGGAAATAG
- a CDS encoding PP2C family protein-serine/threonine phosphatase produces the protein MIADSIPLILMIEANVDDIRAVQCWLRHSHRKYELSVVRCVEDAYRVIADRRPDLILLDLTLYESDGLTTLDRVRHHAGEIPIVVFTSYADHGMAIRAVRSGAEDYILKNEVTSPEHLTRPIDLAIERHCRKSLEHSLVAYEHQLDLAHRMQQMALPNPNHRFANVQWGGRCEPADQAGGDFYDLMDLPCGGLAFVIADVSGHGLDPAMLMMETRAIVRAMSIVCDDPGVILTHANQLLCRDIQMRYFVTLYLGILSSDRRTLRYASAGHPGYLLRGPNPPLPLTSTDPPLGIQFDKVFSTASTVTISRSQTLLLFTDGILNSILDDVVPETFESTVERANGVADEPIGFILDRLFANVDRHSPRRDDCTALLIRTN, from the coding sequence ATGATCGCTGATTCCATACCGCTGATTCTGATGATCGAGGCAAACGTTGACGATATTCGAGCGGTACAATGTTGGCTACGTCACAGCCACAGGAAGTACGAATTGAGCGTGGTGCGATGCGTCGAGGATGCGTACCGTGTCATCGCCGATCGTCGTCCCGACTTGATTCTACTCGATCTAACGCTCTACGAATCGGATGGACTCACGACACTCGACCGGGTCCGTCATCATGCGGGGGAAATCCCGATCGTCGTCTTCACCAGCTATGCCGACCATGGAATGGCGATTCGAGCGGTGCGAAGTGGAGCAGAGGACTATATTCTCAAAAACGAAGTGACCAGCCCCGAGCACCTCACGCGTCCGATCGACTTAGCGATTGAGCGTCATTGCCGAAAATCGCTGGAGCACTCGCTGGTTGCCTATGAACATCAACTGGACTTGGCGCATCGCATGCAACAGATGGCGTTACCGAACCCCAACCATCGCTTCGCGAACGTGCAGTGGGGCGGCCGATGTGAACCGGCCGATCAAGCTGGAGGCGATTTTTACGACCTGATGGACCTACCCTGCGGTGGGCTCGCATTTGTGATCGCGGACGTCAGCGGGCATGGGCTCGATCCAGCCATGTTGATGATGGAAACTCGCGCGATTGTCAGGGCCATGTCCATCGTCTGTGATGACCCCGGAGTCATCCTAACGCATGCCAACCAATTGCTTTGCCGCGACATCCAAATGCGTTATTTCGTCACCCTCTACTTGGGAATCCTCTCCTCCGACCGACGCACCCTTCGCTATGCCAGTGCAGGCCATCCGGGATACCTGCTGCGTGGACCCAACCCCCCCTTGCCGCTCACGTCGACCGACCCCCCTTTAGGCATTCAATTTGACAAGGTTTTTTCGACAGCCTCGACCGTAACGATCTCTCGCTCGCAAACCCTGCTGTTGTTCACCGACGGTATCCTCAATTCGATTCTCGACGACGTCGTGCCCGAAACCTTTGAATCGACCGTGGAGCGTGCCAACGGCGTTGCGGACGAGCCGATTGGCTTCATCCTCGATCGATTGTTTGCGAACGTTGATCGCCACTCCCCAAGACGCGACGATTGCACTGCACTGCTGATCCGGACAAACTAA
- a CDS encoding response regulator has product MSDVVRVLVVDDSATQRCLLQSILKPAGYQIDTASDGVEALAYVKEHPPQLVVTDLKMPHMDGLQLVREISQLQLNVPVILTTAAGSEMVAAEALHAGAASYVPKAGLGRLLLTTVRRILELHKATQQNQSLADCLSSMTIEWKLTNDQSLVPNLIGRVESILEEVANYDQGQQMQIAMALDEAIVNAIVHGNLEVSSDLRRIDDGQPYLDKIKERIAMKPYCDRRVVFRLQVSRNQATFTIRDQGPGFCLEDVADATDPANLEKEGGRGLLLINTFMDEVQHHGGGTEIVMTKYCPEIPVEIEA; this is encoded by the coding sequence ATGTCAGATGTCGTCCGAGTCTTGGTTGTTGATGACAGTGCCACCCAACGTTGCCTTCTTCAGTCGATTCTCAAACCCGCCGGGTACCAAATCGACACGGCATCGGATGGGGTTGAGGCGTTAGCCTACGTCAAGGAGCATCCACCTCAGCTGGTCGTCACGGACTTGAAAATGCCACACATGGATGGGCTGCAATTAGTTCGTGAAATTTCCCAATTGCAACTAAATGTCCCCGTGATCCTGACGACGGCGGCGGGCAGCGAAATGGTTGCTGCGGAAGCACTTCATGCAGGTGCCGCGAGCTATGTTCCCAAAGCAGGGCTGGGAAGGCTCTTGCTGACGACCGTCCGGCGAATTTTGGAACTGCACAAAGCAACGCAGCAAAACCAGTCTCTGGCAGACTGCTTGAGCAGCATGACCATCGAATGGAAACTGACGAACGATCAGTCCCTCGTTCCCAATCTGATTGGTCGTGTGGAGTCCATTCTGGAGGAAGTCGCAAACTACGATCAGGGGCAACAGATGCAAATCGCCATGGCGTTGGACGAAGCGATCGTCAACGCCATCGTGCATGGGAATCTGGAGGTGAGCTCGGATTTACGTCGGATCGACGATGGCCAACCTTACCTTGACAAGATCAAGGAACGCATCGCAATGAAGCCCTATTGCGATCGGCGAGTCGTCTTTCGTTTGCAAGTCAGTCGGAATCAGGCAACCTTTACGATCCGCGATCAGGGGCCCGGATTTTGTCTCGAGGACGTGGCCGATGCGACCGACCCAGCCAATCTGGAAAAAGAAGGTGGCCGTGGGTTGCTTCTGATCAATACCTTCATGGACGAAGTTCAGCATCACGGGGGTGGCACTGAAATCGTGATGACCAAGTACTGTCCTGAAATCCCCGTCGAGATCGAAGCATGA
- a CDS encoding STAS domain-containing protein, whose protein sequence is MKTYTHLRISAVEGVPIVTLTATKYIDRLLIQETQDELLDYIRSAAPKRLVISFEEVQSISSEFITTMLRCSEYVRSEEGELRLSCMSPVVRMAFKVTNLDGTLLGIAETNIKAIDSFPS, encoded by the coding sequence ATGAAAACTTACACACACCTTCGAATCAGTGCAGTCGAAGGAGTCCCGATCGTGACGCTTACGGCAACCAAATACATCGACCGGCTGTTGATTCAAGAGACTCAAGACGAGTTGCTCGATTACATCCGCTCCGCAGCGCCAAAACGGTTGGTCATTAGCTTTGAGGAAGTACAATCGATCTCGTCCGAATTCATCACCACGATGTTACGATGCAGTGAATATGTACGAAGCGAAGAGGGCGAACTAAGATTGAGCTGCATGAGCCCTGTCGTTCGAATGGCATTTAAGGTGACGAACCTCGACGGGACGTTGCTGGGGATCGCCGAGACCAACATCAAAGCAATCGATTCGTTTCCTTCGTGA
- a CDS encoding ATP-binding cassette domain-containing protein: MISIDELTIGFRGPALLDSVSAKIDSGQRIGLLGRNGAGKTTLMRILTGDVVPDHGTVTMRAGLRIDRLSQSVPRDWAGSIKSIVLGDDYDPHDHDEAWRLDHAVDSTLSRMQLDGDASFETLSSGLKRRVLLAKAISREPDVLLLDEPTNHLDIGAILWLEDFLRRWEKTLIFVTHDRSFLQNLATRIWEIDRGRLFDWSCDYQTFLNRKEQALAAEEKQNALFDKRLAEEEVWIRQGIKARRTRNEGRVRALKAMRLVRSERRTSDGKAKLNLQDAQRSGALVAELKNVTFAYDDKPIVDDFSTTIMRGEKVGIIGRNGAGKSTLLKLLLGSLKPTEGAVRLGTNLAIAYFDQLRDTLDPEKTVEENVGDGSDRIQIGDKTKHIIGYLQDFLFTPERVRTQVKFLSGGERNRVLLAKLMTQPANVIVLDEPTNDLDAETLEMLEDELVEFSGTVLMVSHDRTFLNNVVSSTIVFEDDGVNEYVGGYDEWQAAVKRREQQLSGAIGPDKTSADKKPLDKRIEKGKTTAPSATPPSKATAKKLSYKDQRELAELPGKIEQWEAEIEQMHELMGDPGFYQKSGSQIAAATAKLAELEQQLATAFARWEELDS, translated from the coding sequence TTGATTTCCATTGATGAATTGACGATCGGCTTTCGCGGTCCCGCCTTGCTCGATTCGGTCTCAGCGAAGATCGATTCGGGTCAGCGTATCGGACTGTTGGGTCGCAACGGGGCCGGGAAAACCACGCTGATGCGCATTTTGACGGGGGACGTCGTGCCGGACCACGGCACCGTTACCATGCGAGCAGGTCTCCGGATTGACCGACTCTCGCAAAGCGTGCCCCGCGACTGGGCCGGCTCGATCAAATCGATCGTGCTGGGGGACGACTATGACCCGCACGACCATGACGAAGCCTGGCGGCTTGACCATGCCGTCGACTCGACGCTGTCTCGAATGCAGCTTGACGGGGATGCCAGCTTTGAGACACTCTCGAGCGGGTTAAAGCGTCGCGTGCTGCTGGCGAAGGCGATCTCTCGGGAACCGGATGTGCTGCTACTTGATGAACCGACCAACCATCTCGACATCGGTGCGATTCTATGGCTCGAGGACTTTCTCCGGCGATGGGAGAAGACGCTGATTTTCGTGACCCACGACCGGTCGTTCCTGCAAAATCTGGCCACACGAATCTGGGAGATTGACCGTGGGCGGCTGTTTGATTGGTCCTGCGACTATCAAACTTTCTTGAATCGAAAAGAACAGGCATTGGCAGCGGAGGAAAAGCAAAACGCCCTGTTTGATAAGAGGCTGGCCGAAGAGGAAGTTTGGATTCGGCAGGGCATCAAAGCTCGTCGAACTCGAAACGAAGGTCGTGTGCGTGCGCTCAAGGCGATGCGATTGGTTCGAAGCGAGCGGCGAACCAGTGACGGGAAGGCGAAGCTGAACTTGCAGGATGCTCAGCGCAGTGGGGCCTTGGTCGCGGAACTCAAGAATGTCACGTTTGCTTACGACGACAAGCCGATCGTAGATGACTTTTCGACGACGATCATGCGAGGCGAAAAAGTCGGGATCATCGGTCGCAATGGGGCTGGAAAGTCGACCTTGCTAAAGCTATTGCTCGGTTCGTTGAAGCCGACCGAAGGTGCCGTTCGTTTGGGGACGAATTTGGCAATTGCCTATTTTGATCAATTGCGTGACACGCTCGACCCCGAGAAAACGGTCGAGGAAAACGTGGGCGACGGCAGCGACCGAATCCAAATCGGCGACAAGACGAAACACATCATCGGCTACCTGCAAGATTTCTTGTTTACACCCGAACGCGTTCGCACTCAGGTCAAGTTTTTGTCCGGGGGTGAACGCAATCGCGTGCTTCTGGCAAAGTTGATGACGCAACCGGCTAACGTGATCGTGCTTGACGAGCCGACGAATGACCTTGATGCAGAAACGCTCGAGATGCTGGAAGACGAATTGGTTGAGTTTTCGGGGACGGTGCTGATGGTCAGCCACGACCGAACGTTTCTGAATAACGTGGTCAGCAGCACGATTGTGTTTGAAGACGATGGTGTCAACGAATACGTCGGTGGCTACGATGAATGGCAAGCAGCGGTCAAGCGGCGTGAGCAACAGCTCTCCGGTGCGATCGGGCCCGACAAGACGTCCGCAGACAAAAAGCCCCTCGACAAGCGGATCGAGAAGGGCAAGACGACCGCGCCCTCCGCGACGCCGCCTAGTAAAGCAACGGCGAAAAAACTGTCCTACAAGGATCAGCGGGAGCTGGCGGAATTGCCGGGCAAGATCGAACAATGGGAGGCGGAGATCGAGCAAATGCATGAGTTGATGGGGGATCCCGGTTTTTATCAAAAATCAGGTTCCCAGATTGCCGCTGCGACCGCTAAGTTGGCGGAGCTTGAACAGCAGTTGGCCACGGCCTTTGCTCGTTGGGAAGAACTCGATTCCTAA
- a CDS encoding 2-hydroxyacid dehydrogenase, whose product MKIAVFSTKAYDRKFLEKACQKYPHELTFLETRLTPATVGLAQNCDGVCVFVNDQLDAEVLSSMHQQGIRFVALRCAGFNNVALQTAKQLGIVVVRVPAYSPHAVAEHTAGLVLTLNRKLHRAYARVRDGNFSLDGLLGFDLVDRTVGIVGTGQIGTVFAKIMSGFGCRLLGYDKFPSETCRGLGMQYVELNELFSESDIISLHCPLTPETHHLINQQTIASMKEGVMIINTSRGAVIDTQAVIAGLKTGKIGHLGLDVYEEEADVFFEDLSNKVIPDDALSRLLTFPNVIITGHQAFFTEEAMMCIAETTLRNITEIAESSSCKNQL is encoded by the coding sequence ATGAAGATTGCCGTATTTAGCACCAAAGCCTATGACCGAAAGTTCTTGGAAAAAGCCTGTCAGAAGTATCCCCACGAATTGACATTCCTCGAGACTCGGTTGACGCCGGCGACGGTTGGCTTGGCGCAAAACTGTGACGGAGTCTGTGTTTTTGTCAACGATCAACTCGATGCGGAAGTGCTCAGCTCGATGCACCAACAGGGCATTCGTTTCGTTGCTTTACGCTGCGCCGGATTCAACAACGTCGCGTTACAAACGGCAAAGCAACTAGGTATCGTGGTGGTTCGCGTCCCCGCCTACTCGCCGCATGCCGTTGCAGAGCATACCGCGGGCTTGGTGCTAACGTTGAACCGCAAATTGCACCGAGCTTATGCTCGCGTACGTGACGGAAACTTTTCACTCGATGGCCTACTTGGATTTGACCTGGTTGATCGAACCGTAGGGATTGTTGGCACCGGACAGATCGGAACGGTGTTTGCCAAAATCATGTCCGGCTTTGGTTGCCGACTGCTCGGCTACGATAAATTTCCGAGCGAAACATGCCGGGGTTTGGGCATGCAGTACGTTGAGCTAAACGAGCTGTTTTCGGAATCCGACATCATCTCGCTGCACTGCCCACTCACACCGGAAACGCACCACTTGATCAACCAGCAAACGATTGCATCGATGAAGGAGGGCGTGATGATTATCAACACCAGCCGCGGGGCGGTGATCGACACACAAGCGGTCATCGCAGGCCTAAAGACCGGCAAGATTGGGCACCTTGGATTGGATGTCTACGAAGAAGAAGCCGATGTATTTTTCGAGGACTTGTCAAACAAGGTGATACCGGACGATGCATTGTCCCGATTGCTGACGTTCCCCAACGTGATCATCACGGGACACCAAGCGTTTTTCACGGAAGAAGCCATGATGTGCATCGCGGAAACGACGCTGCGAAACATCACGGAAATCGCCGAATCCAGCTCGTGCAAGAATCAGCTTTAG
- a CDS encoding YkgJ family cysteine cluster protein produces MAKKDKAKKKSENKKPWYSDGLRFECTQCGDCCSGAPGFVWVSETEIQAMATKMDMDVDDFEHQFVRIVGREKSLKEYPDGDCILLDPESRGCGVYEARPIQCRTWPFWDSTLKKRSDWKDTCKVCPGSGSGRLYTFEEIETQRKQKEV; encoded by the coding sequence ATGGCAAAGAAAGATAAAGCGAAAAAGAAATCGGAAAACAAAAAGCCTTGGTACTCCGATGGACTTCGATTCGAGTGCACGCAGTGTGGTGATTGCTGCAGTGGCGCCCCAGGATTCGTTTGGGTTTCGGAAACCGAGATTCAGGCAATGGCAACCAAGATGGACATGGACGTCGACGATTTCGAACATCAGTTCGTTCGTATCGTAGGACGCGAAAAGAGCCTCAAGGAATACCCGGATGGCGACTGCATTCTGCTCGATCCCGAAAGTCGAGGCTGCGGCGTCTACGAAGCTCGGCCGATTCAATGTCGCACATGGCCTTTCTGGGACAGCACGTTAAAAAAACGGAGCGACTGGAAAGATACCTGCAAGGTTTGCCCTGGATCCGGAAGCGGCAGGCTGTACACCTTTGAAGAGATTGAAACGCAACGGAAACAAAAAGAGGTTTGA
- a CDS encoding hydantoinase B/oxoprolinase family protein, producing the protein MSRNNSISPSRLSDASGVKTGPLSLQDSSCDPRIQVWADVGGTFTDCFVVIAQRRRSAKVLSSGVIRFAVVARSRDGSIKIHPDTTFPNLPDDFWNTSRVSRLEKDGQTTFLGIVTQFDAAESTLRLSPREFSIAAGDVIELAPQIEAPVLATRLLLGTALTTPLPPVDVRLGTTRGTNALLTRRGANTALLVTAGFADVLRIGEQDRPDLFELAICKPPPLTERTVEVVERLDGHGNVLVDLDLEKLRTDLEGLRAARIESLAICLMHAHVSDVHEQAVERLARELGFDQISRSSEVAPLIKLVSRAETTTLDAYLNPILSDYVARVLQQFGGLQTCRLQLMTSAGNLVTAEDFRGRDSILSGPAGGVVALAHVAKAAAVDAAIGLDMGGTSTDVSRFDGRVGRRFESRVAGLRVMTSMMDIQTVAAGGGSICEVLDGRMAVGPDSAGAAPGPACYGRGGPLTVTDINVLLGRLPVDRFPFPLDRDAALRRLEQVAAKLPGIQDLDTLAEGFLQIAITHMAEAVRTVSTAEGNDVRKMSLVGFGGAAAQHLCRIADSLGMTTIIDHPDCSTLSALGMGLADVGRVVTRGIYEPIGHQTRHLLTRISAELRQDALQQLKSEWGNAESACFRYECDIRYVGTESPLAIPMEPSESLVDRFHRMHLKTFGYDRPHRAVELVALRCEATLGSSLNSIVATDAVHESNKLHPTTHHGTIERRDLQAGDQIEAPAMIISNDSTLVVEPNWVGQVLPGGIIRLIHDPADVADVEAVMPHASDDPVLLEVITRRLQGIADAMGEVLRRTSVSVNVKERRDYSCAVFRGDGSLIANAPHVPVHLGAMGHTVRHVMKRYPNMSAGDCYLSNDPFSGGSHLPDVTAVTPVFCDEHVKRGHPDFFVASRAHHAEIGGRTPGSMPPDARSLAEEGVLLRDFAFVRDGTRYENELRKRLQDGPYPSRNVEENLADIAAQQAAGLEGVSGLVEMSRVHSVVEIDRYMQRLLDVAAETAATWIASLPNEPMRFCDELDDGTTIKVCLTRDNQRLTIDFTGTDTVHPFGFNATPSIVNAAVLYVVRSVSGSNLPLCEGVLRDIDLVIPPGLLNPPGDEDPTKCAAVVAGNVETSQRVVDVLLGALHVAAASQGTMNNVLIGDATFGYYETIGGGSGATPFADGVDAVHTHMTNTRITDPEVIEQRLPLRLHRFAIRLGSGGEGRFRGGDGMIREMEFLRPLTLSLITGRRTRDPYGIDGGSSGKRGRNTLVHQGRSIELPWATTIHVEEGDRLILETPGGGGWGSETRRPVPPHENLSIQAPSNQTSNGKER; encoded by the coding sequence ATGTCGCGCAATAATTCCATCTCCCCCAGTCGTCTGTCGGACGCCTCGGGAGTGAAGACCGGCCCCCTTTCCCTACAAGACTCCAGCTGCGATCCGCGAATCCAAGTGTGGGCGGATGTCGGTGGCACCTTTACCGATTGTTTTGTCGTCATCGCGCAGCGACGACGCAGCGCAAAGGTGCTTAGCAGTGGCGTCATTCGGTTCGCAGTCGTCGCTCGCAGTCGAGACGGCTCGATCAAGATTCATCCAGACACCACCTTCCCGAATCTGCCCGACGACTTCTGGAACACCAGCCGCGTGAGCCGATTGGAGAAGGACGGCCAGACCACATTCCTTGGCATCGTCACCCAATTCGATGCAGCGGAGTCGACGCTGCGACTCAGCCCAAGGGAGTTTTCCATCGCGGCTGGCGACGTCATCGAATTGGCCCCACAAATCGAAGCACCGGTGCTGGCAACACGTTTGCTGTTGGGCACTGCATTGACCACCCCCTTACCGCCGGTGGACGTTCGACTTGGCACCACTCGCGGGACGAACGCGCTTCTGACACGTCGTGGTGCCAACACCGCGTTACTGGTCACGGCCGGTTTCGCAGACGTTTTGCGAATCGGCGAACAAGATCGTCCCGATCTGTTCGAACTTGCCATCTGTAAACCGCCACCGCTAACGGAACGAACCGTCGAAGTGGTCGAGCGCTTGGATGGTCACGGCAACGTCCTTGTCGATCTCGACCTGGAAAAATTACGAACCGACCTAGAAGGCTTAAGAGCCGCTCGTATTGAATCGTTGGCTATCTGTTTGATGCATGCTCACGTATCGGATGTTCATGAACAAGCGGTCGAACGATTGGCTCGCGAATTGGGATTCGATCAGATCAGCCGATCGAGCGAAGTGGCGCCGCTGATCAAGTTGGTTTCACGGGCGGAAACAACGACGCTCGATGCGTACTTGAACCCGATCCTTTCCGATTATGTCGCACGGGTGTTGCAACAATTCGGTGGCCTACAAACGTGCCGTTTGCAGTTGATGACTAGTGCTGGAAATCTTGTCACGGCGGAAGATTTCCGTGGTCGCGACAGCATTTTGTCAGGTCCTGCCGGAGGCGTCGTCGCCTTAGCTCATGTCGCCAAGGCGGCCGCAGTGGATGCCGCGATCGGACTTGACATGGGAGGAACCAGCACGGACGTCAGCCGGTTCGATGGACGCGTTGGCCGCCGCTTTGAGTCCCGCGTGGCGGGGCTTCGAGTGATGACATCCATGATGGATATCCAAACCGTTGCTGCGGGCGGAGGGTCCATCTGTGAAGTCCTCGATGGCCGCATGGCCGTGGGCCCTGACAGCGCCGGTGCGGCCCCGGGCCCAGCCTGCTATGGCCGCGGCGGACCGCTGACCGTTACCGACATCAACGTGCTGCTCGGTCGATTACCGGTCGATCGCTTCCCGTTCCCCTTGGACCGAGATGCCGCCCTCCGCCGGTTGGAACAGGTCGCTGCCAAATTGCCTGGCATCCAGGACCTCGACACGTTGGCCGAAGGCTTCCTACAGATCGCCATCACCCACATGGCAGAAGCGGTCCGAACCGTCAGCACCGCCGAAGGAAACGATGTACGAAAGATGTCGTTGGTCGGATTCGGTGGAGCCGCTGCACAACATCTATGCCGAATCGCAGATTCGTTGGGTATGACCACGATTATCGACCACCCCGACTGCAGCACACTCAGTGCACTCGGAATGGGATTGGCCGATGTCGGACGCGTCGTGACTCGAGGCATCTACGAACCGATCGGCCATCAGACGCGTCACTTGTTGACACGCATTTCTGCGGAACTTCGCCAGGACGCGTTGCAACAGCTCAAGTCAGAATGGGGCAATGCGGAATCCGCTTGTTTCCGCTACGAGTGTGACATCCGCTACGTCGGTACCGAATCACCCCTCGCGATTCCAATGGAGCCGAGCGAATCGCTTGTCGATCGTTTTCATCGAATGCACTTGAAAACGTTCGGCTATGATCGTCCCCACCGAGCAGTCGAATTGGTGGCACTTCGATGTGAAGCGACGCTTGGATCCTCGTTGAACTCGATCGTCGCAACCGACGCGGTTCACGAAAGCAACAAGCTCCATCCCACAACTCATCACGGAACCATCGAGCGAAGGGACTTGCAGGCAGGCGACCAGATTGAAGCCCCGGCGATGATCATCAGCAACGATTCCACCCTTGTCGTCGAGCCGAATTGGGTAGGGCAAGTGTTGCCCGGCGGAATCATACGACTCATCCACGATCCAGCCGATGTTGCCGATGTAGAGGCCGTGATGCCCCACGCCAGCGATGATCCGGTCTTGCTCGAAGTCATCACACGACGACTGCAAGGCATTGCCGATGCGATGGGCGAGGTGTTGCGGCGAACGTCGGTTAGTGTCAATGTGAAGGAACGACGCGATTACAGTTGTGCGGTGTTCCGTGGCGACGGATCACTGATCGCCAACGCACCGCATGTGCCCGTCCACCTCGGCGCCATGGGACATACGGTTCGTCACGTGATGAAAAGGTATCCGAACATGTCGGCGGGCGATTGTTACCTCAGCAACGACCCGTTTTCAGGCGGATCCCATTTACCGGATGTAACGGCCGTCACGCCCGTCTTTTGCGACGAGCACGTCAAGAGGGGCCATCCCGATTTCTTTGTCGCATCACGTGCCCACCACGCGGAAATCGGTGGACGCACTCCTGGGTCGATGCCCCCGGATGCCCGATCGTTGGCCGAAGAGGGGGTCCTCCTTCGCGACTTCGCCTTCGTTCGCGATGGCACCCGCTACGAGAACGAACTTCGCAAACGACTCCAAGACGGACCCTACCCGAGCCGGAATGTGGAGGAAAATCTCGCTGACATTGCGGCCCAACAAGCCGCAGGACTCGAAGGCGTGAGTGGTCTGGTGGAAATGTCACGAGTCCATTCGGTCGTAGAAATCGATCGATACATGCAGCGACTTCTCGATGTGGCCGCAGAGACCGCTGCGACATGGATCGCGTCGCTACCGAATGAACCGATGCGATTTTGTGACGAGCTTGACGACGGAACGACGATCAAGGTTTGTCTGACACGCGACAACCAACGATTGACGATCGATTTCACCGGCACCGACACGGTACACCCTTTCGGATTCAATGCGACGCCATCGATTGTCAACGCAGCCGTGCTGTATGTCGTGCGATCGGTTTCCGGGTCCAACTTGCCACTCTGCGAGGGAGTCCTGCGCGACATCGATCTGGTGATCCCCCCAGGGTTGCTGAACCCACCCGGCGACGAGGATCCGACCAAGTGTGCAGCGGTGGTCGCGGGGAATGTTGAAACGAGCCAGAGAGTGGTGGACGTCTTGCTCGGCGCGTTACACGTTGCCGCAGCGTCTCAGGGGACGATGAACAATGTGTTGATCGGCGACGCCACCTTCGGTTATTACGAGACCATCGGTGGCGGCAGCGGCGCGACCCCGTTTGCCGATGGCGTCGACGCGGTACATACTCATATGACCAACACACGAATTACCGATCCTGAGGTCATCGAGCAACGTTTGCCGCTGCGGCTGCATCGGTTCGCGATTCGGCTCGGTAGCGGCGGCGAAGGACGGTTCCGAGGTGGTGACGGCATGATCCGTGAAATGGAGTTTTTGCGACCGCTGACGCTTTCCTTGATCACCGGCCGTCGAACCCGAGATCCTTATGGAATCGACGGAGGCAGCAGCGGAAAGCGAGGCCGAAACACTTTGGTTCATCAAGGTCGCTCGATCGAGTTGCCCTGGGCCACAACGATCCACGTTGAGGAAGGCGATCGGCTAATCCTCGAAACACCAGGGGGCGGAGGGTGGGGAAGCGAGACTCGCCGTCCTGTTCCGCCTCATGAAAACTTATCCATACAAGCGCCCTCTAACCAAACTAGCAATGGCAAAGAAAGATAA